AGGGCGCGCGCCGGGCCTCGAACTTGAAGCCGGCGGGCAGCGGATTGAAGCTCACCGCGGGCGGGACGGCGTTCGTGATGCCGAACTTGCGGAGGTTTTCGTAACGCTGCGCCTGCTGCCGGAGCGCGGGCAGAAGCTGGTCGCGCTTCCGGTCGTTGAAGTCGAGGCCGAACAGCTTCTCTGCCTCGATGACGGTCTGGCGTGAGATGGAGTTGGTGTTGGTGATCTGGGCGCGGGCGGAACTCGAATCACCCGCTGTCACCGCAAGGATCGCGGCGACGATGAGCCTGCGACCAACTGCCTGTGGTGGAGCGGGTCGCGGCGCGACGCGTCCGGCCGCAGCGCGACCGGAGCCACCGGGCGGCCGGGTGGATTTCGAGGCGAACCGATTTGAGTTCACGGCTTTCCCTTCTGTTTCGCGCCACCCGCCGCGCCGTCGCGGATGGGCCAGTCGGGTGAGTCGGTGCGTGCGGACTTGAACAACTCGTTCGCGCGGGCGACCAACCCGGGGTTGTCAGCGGCGAGATTCGTCGTTTCGCCAATGTCGCCCGCAAGGTCGAAGAGCTGCACCGGCGCATCCTGTCGCCGCATGCGGATGGCTTTCCAGCGGCCGTCCATCAGCACCGCCTGGCTGAAGCCGCCTTCGTGGAATTCCCAGTAGAGCGCGGCGTGCTTGGGCTGCTTCGCCAAGTCCCCAAGCAGCGCGGGCACGAAGCTGATGCTGTCGTGCGGCGGGGAAATCTGCGCGCCGCTCAACTCCGCGGCTGTCGCGAGGAAGTCGCCGAAGTAGCCCACGTGCGGCGAGACGGAGCCGGGCTTGATGCGCCCCGGCCAGCGGGCGAGGAAGGGCACGCGGATGCCGCCGTCGGTGAGGCTGCGCTTCATGCCGTTGAGCGGGCCGTTGGCATCGAAGAACTCCGGGTCGTTGCCGCCTTCGCGATGGTGCCCGTTGTCGGAGCTGAACAGCACGAGGGTCTTCTCGTCGAGGCCGAGGCGCTTCAGCGACTCGAACAGCCGGCCCACGTCGCGGTCCATGCGCGTGATCATCGCGGCCTGGCCCTTGTTCTGCGGAGTCCAGTCCTTGTCGGCGTAGATGCCGAGGTCGGGGACTTCCTGCCCGTTGCCGGTGCCGCGCGTGGCTTCGTTGTTCGCGTGCGGTGTCGTGAGCGCGAGGTAGAGGAAGAACGGGCGGTCCTTTTGCGTCTCCACCCACTTGAGCGCGTCCTCGGCGAGCAGGTCGTGGCTGTAGTCCACTTTCTTCCCGGCCCAGCCGCGGCCGAAGCGCGCGGCGGCAAGGTTCGACGGGTCGCCGCCGGGAACTTCATTGCGAAGCGGCACGCGCTGCTCGGCGCGGAAGAGGTAAGCGGGCCAGTAGTTGTGCGCGTGATGCTGGTTGAGGTAGCCGAAGAAGTAGTCGAAGCCCTGCCGCGTGGGCATGCCGACGGCCGCGTCGCCCTCGTCGCCGAGTCCCCACTTGCCGATGAGCGCGGTGGAGTAGCCCGGCGACTTGAGCATGCGCGCGACCGTCATGTCGCCCGTGCGGAGCGATTGCGCGAGCGGGTTGCCCGCGCCCGCGTTGCCGCGGACGCGCGTGTGGCCGGTGTGCTGGCCGGTCATGAGCACCGAGCGTGACGGCGCGCACACCGTCGAGCCCGCGTAGAACTGGGTGAAGCGCATCCCCTCGCGCGCCATGCGGTCGAGGTTCGGCGTCTGGATGAGCTTCTGCCCGTAGCAACCGAGATCACCGTAGCCGAGGTCGTCAGCGAGGATGAAGATGATGTTGGGCTTGCCCGCGGGCGCGGCGTGAAGCGCGGGCGAAACGGCGAAGGCGACACCTGAAATCGCGGCGATGGCACGCGTGAAGGCGAGGAAGCAGTTCATGATTGAGGCTCGGATCACTTCGCGGACTGTTCTTGCGCGACGCGCTCGGCGACGTGCATCACGCGGAGGATGTTGCGGCCGGCGAGCTTCTTCATTTCGTCGCGTGTCCAGCGGCGGCGCTGCAACTCCGCGAAGAGCGCCGGGTAGCACGAGACGTCCTCGAGTCCCTTGGGCGCATACGTGATGCCGTCGAAGTCCGAGCCGAGTCCGACGTGGTCTTCGCCCGCGACTTTCAGCACATGGTCGAGATGGTCGGCCACGTCGCCCAGCGTGGCGTTCGGCGGTGGCGGGTTGGCCTGACGCCACTCGGCAAGGCCGTCGTCGAGCGCGGAGAAGTTGTCGCCGTGGATTCCCTGCAGGCGCTTCCGCTCGACGCGGAGTTTCTCGGCATACGCGGCGTGGGCGGGCACAAGGTAGCCGGGGAAGAAGTTGATCATGATGACGCCACCGTTTTCGCGGAGGAGGCGAAGCGTCTCGTCGTCCACGTTGCGCGGATGGTCGCAAAGGGCGCGCGCGCTTGAGTGCGAGAAGATGACGGGCGCCTTCGACACCGTCATCGCGGCGAGCATGGTGGGCTTGGAAACGTGCGAGAGATCCACGAGCATGCCGAGGCGGTTCATCTCGCGGACGACGTCCTCGCCAAACGCCGTGAGGCCGCGGGCGCGGGGCTCATCGGTCGCGGCGTCTGCCCAGTCGGTGTTGGCGGCGTGCGTGAGCGACATGTAACGCGCGCCGAGCGCGTGCATCTTGCGGAGGTTGCCGAGCGAGTTGTCAATCGAGTGGCCGCCTTCCATGCCGATGAGCGAGGCGATGCGGCCGGCGCGGTGGATGCGCTCGATGTCGTCGGCTTTGCGGACGAGTTCCAAGGCGTCGGGGTGCTTCGCGCAGAGGCGGTGGACGACATCAATCTGCTCGAATGTGGCGCGCACCGCCGCTTCGCCGCGGAGCGTGACCGGCACGTAAACGGACCAGAATACGCCGCCGACTCCGCCGCGCCGCAAGCGGGGAATGTCGGTGGAGAGCGGGCGCTTCAGCGTTCGCGTGTCGCCCGCGAGATCGATGGCGCCGAGGTCGTTCGCGCGGAGCCGGTATTGCCACGGGATGTCGTTGTGGCCGTCGATGAGCGGGTCTTCGCGGAGAATCTGTCGAAGCCGGGCGTCGGTGGTGTCGCGTGGCTTGTCCGCCGCGACGAGCACGGCGGTGGACGAAACCAGGCAAGCGGCGAACGCCAAAGCCGCGGGCAGGCGACGGTAGGGCATGCGGTTCATCGTGGAGTCGGCGGATTCAAACGCAGGCGCGTGCCGAAGTCAAAGCGTCACACGGTGCCCGCCACTCCGCGCTTCTCATCCGGCGCGGGTCCAGTAGAGTCGGCGCGCGTCCCCCGCCGGCCTGGCGAAGCGCAAGGCTTGACGACCCACGCCTCACAGACGTCGCCATCGCACGACGAGCGCCTCAAGGCGCTAAGGCAATACAACGTCCTCGACACGGCACCGGAGCCGGCATTCGACGACCTGACCCGGCTGGCTTCGCAGGTTTGCGCCGCGCCGATCGCGCTGCTGAGCTTGATGGACGCAGACCGGCACTGGTTCAAGTCCGTCCATGGAATCCCCGCCGAGAAGCTGCCCCGCGAGGTGTCCTTTT
The Verrucomicrobiota bacterium genome window above contains:
- a CDS encoding arylsulfatase — its product is MNCFLAFTRAIAAISGVAFAVSPALHAAPAGKPNIIFILADDLGYGDLGCYGQKLIQTPNLDRMAREGMRFTQFYAGSTVCAPSRSVLMTGQHTGHTRVRGNAGAGNPLAQSLRTGDMTVARMLKSPGYSTALIGKWGLGDEGDAAVGMPTRQGFDYFFGYLNQHHAHNYWPAYLFRAEQRVPLRNEVPGGDPSNLAAARFGRGWAGKKVDYSHDLLAEDALKWVETQKDRPFFLYLALTTPHANNEATRGTGNGQEVPDLGIYADKDWTPQNKGQAAMITRMDRDVGRLFESLKRLGLDEKTLVLFSSDNGHHREGGNDPEFFDANGPLNGMKRSLTDGGIRVPFLARWPGRIKPGSVSPHVGYFGDFLATAAELSGAQISPPHDSISFVPALLGDLAKQPKHAALYWEFHEGGFSQAVLMDGRWKAIRMRRQDAPVQLFDLAGDIGETTNLAADNPGLVARANELFKSARTDSPDWPIRDGAAGGAKQKGKP
- a CDS encoding membrane dipeptidase produces the protein MNRMPYRRLPAALAFAACLVSSTAVLVAADKPRDTTDARLRQILREDPLIDGHNDIPWQYRLRANDLGAIDLAGDTRTLKRPLSTDIPRLRRGGVGGVFWSVYVPVTLRGEAAVRATFEQIDVVHRLCAKHPDALELVRKADDIERIHRAGRIASLIGMEGGHSIDNSLGNLRKMHALGARYMSLTHAANTDWADAATDEPRARGLTAFGEDVVREMNRLGMLVDLSHVSKPTMLAAMTVSKAPVIFSHSSARALCDHPRNVDDETLRLLRENGGVIMINFFPGYLVPAHAAYAEKLRVERKRLQGIHGDNFSALDDGLAEWRQANPPPPNATLGDVADHLDHVLKVAGEDHVGLGSDFDGITYAPKGLEDVSCYPALFAELQRRRWTRDEMKKLAGRNILRVMHVAERVAQEQSAK